A part of Sebastes umbrosus isolate fSebUmb1 chromosome 21, fSebUmb1.pri, whole genome shotgun sequence genomic DNA contains:
- the LOC119480431 gene encoding protein MLP1 homolog isoform X2 has product MPAPKRGSSPHDSQPKMRKLDEDGEDLPSKTAPASNNRSVITGNTLENTAAPRTKKKLCASAEGGNKPASIQSSPPKDSSKTISDPPLKKAKLLKATSASCGEAPSPKANSKASLKRTASTESEDDLSSDSSKTDLFRERDDGDKARCVRQYSNRVKAKRKVEESTSDPQETSQGSPSAPEDPVQMEHNYGRFSDSVIEKERQQSVTEQERQEVSVNATQAESKEALDSVRGSAKASIESECAADGSKHEEFKNVEKLTDNDALVSCREILDSVTAGSPCITSGAGGNEKTDFAIKSQKDVDTETIVTSVETLYSCTEVANPAWEGDEWTACRSETDVSSETATKETTESVSEEVKLDVKCESKEGEQEVIEAASVSAHHSDVEDKASSNETNSAPEEIMVAVSSNPESQTEENLATESAGNPETQTDLSVKIQVTFKEESKSEDRVSHEVPDTITNSCDGVNKLVRKSEEKLGESERRGGDFLSSQPVASPGSFAELQLSQEVIDKTSDSCTEILTPDCESVPEQNRSEALPDGVTVSEGQIDVDMQTKITSEQRSDLAPKEDKHKAKDHTTEIPEVKENAKTSKEKEMDFECATATPEQEISNQAATVEEQSQKSQEVSERATDTSTGFNKDHVLNSKIMDNEDEKFERTSNGPERQTTTVSEISNPASTMEVQSQERPGDSECTTDMSAKAQKHPVANCHSDKDEGSVDAENQIEVTTTTSEEISNVAPTVEIQSQEVSEPTMDISAELHEEEKKVNCESVTVPEKEMQTTSTSKVSNPAASVEIQKSQIEVYMQTTTASEEISNMAPSVETQAQRSQEVIELATDITSELHEEENKVNFESVTVPEMEMQTTSTSEVSNPASAEIQTSQIEVDMQTTKTSEEISNTAPTVETQSPYEVTAATSVEISNMAPAVETQAQRSQDVIEPATYISEKAQEGPMIQTPESDGNENKVITEYVSATGNQREMDLQTPEETSDPRTTVETQNQRGQEVSELTTDVAMLKDVIVANTESEEKVIAEHADATESQIEMDAQTTATPEEISNPPPAVEIQSRGSREVSELNTGVQCQRKENEDKVTAECVDVPEVHINMETTTTPEDISNAAEQKNQVMADVDEPAMALSNETHKPLPVAERKDNANMQTEHSAEDIQGDMDVISGSIGRVDSAFEEETGRQVTNEVKEEAAIISSDKAVNNIEGHGEGTGSNEVIVFVCDQPDDVAIQASEEKIKTVEIHENQIVYEPISSPESNDGREFPTVSENHDGMSLLDIQDTQHMEGDSSTNEENSRNQQLENAAPQICASDSREVEMEVPESCVPAQSEQSNMNVDVKQVAVISSSDDISAPDGQSEDAPESSERNGYPDCATEFPEQVQEDAGLQEDADVTVTTTTATTEVEIPDSTSEEFVILEPVPGGEIHFDIVTQAATESGLSASLSDQVDPDSALEGDVENENGSQQIEVQQCQTTDEIKETNSSEVLDHGTGIGTEISTEEGVEGIQNSDHVMDVNTSETEMANSHAQVTNEDCNALVIENAEANLDLQEVQILGDIEIGREIVVAEEDNDDDSDITIIEKPQETPEAAPPSPKKSEKTVKEKTKDDSLKQNRTAEKGGGDKKGQEAEKPKKQEMNTQARTKARLAALAEQKAAAAKRTANRQQLNLLALCHEIAEDIATDSMLLKRIEEEKQAAAVVAAAAAAAAAAAKSEASKKESPPVNTQEADAVTVTTPAGPEGSSASVTPAVEAPTAKPSTADSANAKPAVEPPKRRFFVTQITVPLKAHEKKKLTRYQRLRQVELQREKMSWARVKKLKSDQANQMFSDMDWDVSPFSVSPVTTAPPPAASPAKTPLPSPASTSTTQAETPKVDTPKAEPSKTERETSKIEPTKSEPDKETEASKTGTPNAGTRKSTRQSKPIIPKETPTPGPAPKVTRSAAKRTLPAIPPPMPNGLNAPKPKPVEYKPYRPRPKYSFDDFELDDDPVPAAPIRPGPQARPAQPRPAQARPAQPRPAQPTRPNQSNPAAAQSKPTVQSRPTVSSHPANQAQLKAQTTPARQISGQSKPTVAATAQSKPAASTAPQLKPAIPTTRQPQAATSSKHVPPVRTQLKSPVLTTPQSKAASAPGQSKSAATAAASPQLKPAVSGSSAQLQQSAALQTAGSSTSETKPAAPQADSLPHKTPNPPSSQDGKCKDTAHPTSSLPSEDNSKVSDDTLKCEEKPAVADVDPPPPEHKTEPVDTTKKTSDGPQDRAAEPQDGRTPLSDACLQKEVKKLKEADKDSTQTIIDAGQKHFGAVACSVCGMLYSAANPEDESQHLLFHNQFISAVKYVGWKKERILAEYPDGKIILVLPDDPKYALKKVEEIREMVDNDLGFQQVETKCPSQTKTFLFISNDRKVGGCLIAEHIQEGYRVIEEPEPEGSEGEKVMFERQRAWCCSTTAEPAICGISRIWVVNMMRRQGIASRMLECLRNDFIFGSYLSKDEIAFSDPTPDGKLFATHYFGTSQFLVYNFVSGTRSAPPNTDAV; this is encoded by the exons ATGCCAGCCCCAAAGAGAGGATCATCTCCTCATGATTCTCAGCCCAAGATGAGGAAGTTGGATGAGGACGGGGAGGATCTGCCATCCAAAACTGCACCAGCTTCCAACAATAGATCCGTTATAACAGGAAATACACTAGAAAACACAGCAGCCCCTCGGACTAAGAAAAAACTGTGTGCTTCGGCAGAAGGGGGGAATAAACCAGCATCCATACAGAGTTCTCCTCCAAAGGATTCCAGCAAAACCATCTCTGATCCACCTCTCAAAAAAGCCAAGCTCCTGAAAGCCACAAGTGCCTCCTGCGGAGAAGCTCCCTCACCGAAAGCTAACTCCAAAGCTTCCCTGAAGCGAACAGCCTCCACAGAGTCTGAGGATGATTTGAGTAGTGACAGCAGTAAGACTGACCTGTTCAGAGAGAGGGACGATGGCGACAAGGCCCGCTGCGTCAGACAATATTCAAATCGAGTCAAAGCTAAGCGCAAGGTTGAAGAGTCGACGTCCGACCCCCAGGAGACAAGCCAAGGGTCACCATCTGCACCTGAAGACCCTGTTCAGATGGAACACAATTATGGTAGATTTTCAGATTCAGTTATAGAAAAGGAGAGACAACAATCTGTCACTGAACAAGAGAGGCAAGAAGTGTCAGTTAATGCAACACAAGCAGAGTCAAAGGAAGCTCTAGACTCTGTAAGAGGGAGTGCAAAAGCTAGCATTGAATCTGAGTGTGCAGCTGATGGAAGTAAACACGAGGAAtttaaaaatgtagaaaaactcACAGATAATGACGCACTAGTATCATGTAGAGAAATATTAGACTCTGTCACTGCAGGGTCGCCTTGTATCACATCTGGGGCTGGGGGAAATGAAAAGACGGACTTTGCCATTAAAAGCCAAAAGGATGTAGATACTGAAACAATTGTGACATCAGTGGAAACACTATATTCTTGTACTGAAGTGGCAAATCCAGCCTGGGAAGGTGATGAATGGACAGCTTGTAGAAGTGAGACAGACGTGAGCAGTGAAACTGCAACAAAGGAGACCACAGAGTCTGTTTCTGAGGAGGTAAAGCTGGATGTAAAATGTGAAAGTAAGGAAGGAGAGCAGGAAGTGATTGAAGCAGCAAGTGTCTCTGCACACCACAGTGATGTAGAAGATAAGGCATCGTCAAACGAAACAAACTCTGCACCAGAAGAGATCATGGTAGCAGTAAGTAGTAATCCAGAGAGTCAGACGGAGGAAAATCTAGCAACAGAGTCTGCTGGCAATCCAGAGACTCAAACAGACCTCAGTGTGAAAATTCAAGTTACTTTCAAAGAGGAATCAAAATCTGAGGATCGAGTGAGCCATGAAGTGCCAGATACAATTACCAACTCGTGTGATGGTGTGAACAAACTAGTCAGAAAGTCTGAAGAAAAGCTTGGAGAAAGtgaaaggagaggaggcgaCTTCCTGTCGAGTCAGCCTGTTGCCAGTCCTGGATCTTTTGCTGAGCTACAACTGAGCCAAGAGGTGATCGACAAGACAAGTGACAGCTGTACTGAGATACTGACGCCAGATTGTGAGTCTGTTCCTGAGCAAAATCGAAGCGAGGCGCTCCCCGATGGTGTCACAGTCTCAGAGGGTCAGATAGACGTGGACATGCAGACTAAAATAACATCAGAGCAGAGGTCTGACTTGGCACCTAAAGAGGataaacacaaagcaaaagaCCACACTACAGAAATACCTGAAGTCAAAGAAAATGCAAAGAcaagtaaagaaaaagagatgGACTTTGAATGTGCCACTGCAACACCAGAACAGGAGATCTCTAATCAAGCGGCTACAGTGGAAGAACAAAGCCAAAAGAGCCAAGAAGTCAGTGAACGTGCCACAGACACATCTACAGGATTTAATAAGGATCATGTGTTAAATTCTAAAATAATGGATAATGAAGATGAGAAGTTTGAACGTACTAGTAATGGACCTGAGAGACAGACTACAACGGTATCTGAGATTTCTAATCCTGCATCTACAATGGAGGTACAAAGCCAGGAGAGGCCAGGAGACAGTGAATGCACCACGGACATGTCTGCTAAAGCGCAGAAACATCCTGTTGCAAATTGTCATAGCGACAAAGATGAAGGCAGCGTTGATGCTGAGAATCAAATAGAAGTGACTACGACAACATCAGAGGAGATTTCTAACGTTGCACCTACAGTGGAAATACAAAGCCAGGAGGTCAGTGAACCTACCATGGACATATCTGCTGAACTTcatgaggaagaaaaaaaggtaaactGTGAATCTGTGACTGTACCAGAAAAGGAAATGCAGACTACATCGACATCAAAG GTTTCAAATCCAGCCGCTTCAGTGGAAATACAGAAAAGCCAAATAGAAGTGTACATGCAGACTACAACAGCATCAGAGGAGATATCTAACATGGCACCTTCAGTGGAAACACAGGCCCAGAGGAGCCAAGAAGTCATTGAACTGGCAACAGACATAACTAGTGAACTTCATGAGGAAGAAAACAAGGTAAACTTTGAATCTGTGACCGTACCAGAAATGGAAATGCAGACTACATCGACATCAGAGGTTTCAAATCCAGCTTCAGCGGAAATACAGACAAGCCAAATAGAAGTGGACATGCAGACTACAAAGACATCAGAGGAGATATCTAACACAGCACCTACAGTGGAAACACAAAGTCCATATGAAGTGACCGCAGCGACATCAGTGGAGATTTCTAACATGGCACCTGCAGTAGAAACACAGGCCCAGAGGAGCCAAGACGTCATTGAACCTGCAACATACATATCTGAGAAAGCTCAAGAAGGTCCAATGATTCAGACTCCTGAGAGTGATGGAAATGAAAACAAGGTTATCACAGAATACGTCAGTGCAACTGGGAATCAAAGAGAAATGGATTTGCAGACACCAGAAGAGACTTCTGATCCAAGAactacagtagaaacacaaaaccagAGAGGTCAGGAGGTCAGTGAACTCACCACAGATGTTGCAATGCTAAAAGATGTTATTGTTGCCAATACTGAGAGTGAAGAAAAGGTTATCGCAGAACATGCGGATGCTACTGAGAGTCAAATAGAAATGGATGCGCAAACAACAGCGACACCAGAGGAGATTTCTAATCCACCACCTGCAGTGGAAATACAAAGCCGGGGGAGCCGGGAGGTCAGTGAACTCAACACAGGTGTTCAGTGTCAGCGTAAAGAAAATGAAGACAAGGTTACTGCTGAATGTGTTGATGTTCCGGAGGTTCACATAAATATGGAAACTACTACAACACCAGAGGATATTTCTAatgcagcagagcagaaaaACCAAGTGATGGCGGACGTCGATGAACCCGCTATGGCCTTATCAAATGAAACTCACAAACCTCTTCCTGTGGCTGAACGTAAGGATAATGCAAACATGCAGACGGAGCATAGTGCTGAGGATATCCAGGGGGATATGGATGTAATAAGTGGATCAATAGGAAGGGTAGATTCTGCTTTCGAAGAGGAAACAGGGAGGCAAGTGACTAATGAGGTCAAAGAAGAGGCTGCAATCATTTCCTCTGATAAGGCTGTCAATAATATTGAAGGACACGGAGAGGGAACTGGAAGCAATGAAGTAATAGTTTTTGTTTGTGACCAACCGGATGATGTTGCAATTCAGGCATCAGAAGAGAAGATTAAGACGGTTGAGATTCATGAAAACCAGATAGTGTATGAGCCCATTAGCAGCCCGGAGAGTAATGATGGTAGAGAGTTTCCTACAGTGTCAGAGAACCACGATGGCATGTCTTTACTGGACATACAGGACACGCAGCACATGGAAGGAGATTCATCCACTAATGAAGAAAACAGCCGTAACCAACAACTGGAAAATGCTGCGCCACAGATTTGTGCCTCAGACAGCCGAGAAGTTGAAATGGAAGTGCCAGAAAGTTGCGTCCCTGCACAGTCGGAGCAGAGTAACATGAACGTGGATGTGAAACAAGTCGCGGTGATCAGCTCTAGCGATGACATCAGCGCGCCAGATGGCCAGTCAGAGGATGCACCAGAAAGTAGTGAAAGGAACGGGTATCCAGACTGCGCTACAGAGTTCCCAGAACAGGTGCAGGAGGACGCTGGACTTCAGGAGGACGCAGATGTCACGGTGACGACGACTACGGCCACCACTGAAGTTGAAATACCAGATAGCACATCTGAGGAGTTTGTGATCTTAGAGCCGGTCCCAGGGGGTGAAATTCACTTTGATATTGTCACTCAAGCAGCAACCGAGTCGGGTTTGTCGGCCTCGCTTTCAGACCAGGTGGATCCAGACAGTGCTTTGGAAGGCGACGTGGAAAATGAAAATGGTTCCCAACAAATCGAAGTGCAGCAATGTCAAACAACCGATGAGATCAAAGAGACGAATTCAAGTGAGGTTTTAGATCACGGGACCGGGATTGGGACAGAAATCTCAACTGAGGAAGGTGTTGAAGGTATTCAAAATTCTGACCACGTGATGGACGTTAATACCTCAGAGACTGAGATGGCAAACTCTCACGCTCAAGTCACCAATGAAGACTGCAACGCACTGGTGATAGAGAATGCTGAGGCTAATTTGGACCTGCAAGAAGTGCAGATTCTGGGGGATATAGAGATCGGCCGTGAGATCGTAGTAGCAGAGGAAGATAACGATGACGATAGTGATATTACAATAATAGAAAAACCCCAGGAAACACCAGAGGCAGCCCCTCCGAGTCcgaaaaagtctgagaaaacaGTTAAAGAGAAAACTAAAGACGACAGCTTGAAGCAAAACCGCACAGCTGAAAAGGGTGGAGGTGATAAAAAGGGACAGGAGGCAGAAAAACCCAAGAAACAAGAGATGAACACACAGGCCAGAACCAAAGCCCGTCTGGCAGCTCTGGCTGAGCAAAAGGCTGCAGCGGCTAAGAGAACGGCAAACAGACAGCAGCTGAACCTCTTAGCTTTGTGTCACGAGATTGCAGAAGACATCGCTACGGACAGCATGCTGCTGAAGaggatagaagaagaaaaacaagcagcagcggtggtggcggcggcagcagcagcagcagcagcagcagccaagaGTGAAGCCAGCAAGAAGGAAAGTCCACCTGTTAACACGCAGGAGGCAGACGCTGTTACTGTCACGACTCCTGCTGGACCAGAAGGCAGCTCTGCTTCGGTGACCCCCGCTGTGGAGGCACCCACAGCCAAGCCCTCCACAGCGGATTCAGCCAATGCTAAGCCCGCTGTAGAGCCTCCAAAGAGGCGTTTCTTCGTCACACAGATCACAGTGCCGCTAAAAGCCCACGAGAAAAAGAAGCTGACTAGATATCAAAGACTCAGACAGgttgagctgcagagagagaaaatgtcttGGGCGCGTGTGAAAAAACTTAAATCTGACCAAGCaaatcagatgttttcagacatGGACTGGGATGTGTCTCCATTCTCAGTGAGTCCTGTGACCACAGCTCCTCCACCCGCAGCAAGTCCGGCGAAAACGCCTCTCCCGAGTCCTGCCTCGACCAGCACCACCCAGGCAGAAACCCCCAAGGTTGACACACCCAAGGCTGAACCCAGTAAGACTGAAAGAGAAACCTCCAAAATTGAACCCACTAAATCTGAAcctgacaaagagacagaagccTCCAAAACTGGGACTCCTAACGCTGGAACACGTAAATCCACGAGGCAAAGTAAGCCTATAATTCCTAAAGAGACCCCCACTCCGGGTCCCGCCCCAAAAGTGACCAGATCCGCAGCCAAGAGGACCCTCCCAGCAATACCCCCGCCCATGCCCAACGGACTCAACGCTCCAAAACCGAAGCCTGTTGAGTACAAGCCGTACAGACCGAGGCCCAAGTATTCCTTTGATGACTTTGAGCTAGATGACGACCCAGTACCAGCAGCTCCAATAAGGCCCGGTCCTCAGGCGAGGCCTGCACAGCCGAGGCCCGCACAGGCAAGGCCCGCACAGCCGAGGCCCGCACAGCCGACACGACCTAATCAGTCAAACCCCGCCGCCGCTCAATCTAAACCCACAGTTCAGTCAAGACCCACAGTTTCATCACATCCGGCCAACCAGGCACAACTCAAAGCTCAGACCACACCTGCTAGACAGATCTCAGGTCAGTCAAAGCCCACTGTAGCAGCTACGGCTCAGTCGAAACCTGCCGCTTCCACCGCTCCACAGTTAAAGCCCGCCATTCCAACAACACGGCAGCCACAGGCCGCAACTTCTTCAAAACATGTTCCTCCAGTTAGAACTCAATTAAAGTCTCCTGTATTGACGACGCCTCAGTCAAAAGCTGCTTCAGCTCCGGGTCAGTCCAAgtctgctgctactgctgctgcttcacccCAGTTAAAGCCTGCTGTTAGTGGAAGTTCAGCTCAGCTCCAGCAGTCAGCAGCGCTTCAGACTGCTGGTTCATCCACATCTGAGACGAAGCCTGCTGCTCCTCAGGCCGATTCACTGCCTCACAAAACCCCAAATCCACCGTCATCACAAGATGGCAAATGCAAG GATACAGCTCATCCCACCTCTTCCCTTCCCTCTGAAGACAACTCAAAAGTGTCTGACGACACACTGAAGTGTGAAGAAAAGCCTGCAG TCGCTGACGttgatcctcctcctccggaGCACAAGACAGAACCAGTCGACACAACCAAGAAGACGTCGGACGGACCTCAAGA CAGAGCAGCGGAGCCGCAGGATGGCAGGACTCCTCTTTCTGATGCTTGTCTGCAGAAAGAAGTCAAGAAACTAAAGGAGGCCGACAAAGACAGCACCCAAACCATTATT GACGCAGGACAGAAGCATTTTGGAGCCGTGGCCTGCAGCGTGTGTGGGATGCTCTACTCTGCTGCCAACCCTGAAGATGAATCTCAACATTTACTCTTCCACAACCAGTTCATCAGCGCTGTCAAATACGTG gGATGGAAGAAAGAGAGGATACTGGCAGAGTATCCTGACGGCAAGATCATTCTTGTCCTGCCAGATGATCCCAAATATGCTCTGAAGAAG GTGGAGGAGATCAGGGAGATGGTGGACAACGACCTCGGCTTCCAGCAGGTGGAGACCAAGTGTCCCTCTCAGACCAAGaccttcctcttcatctccaaTGATAGGAAAGTGGGAGGATGCCTTATAGCAGAGCACATACAAGAG GGATACCGGGTAATCGAGGAGCCAGAACCGGAGGGTTCAGAGGGAGAGAAGGTGATGTTTGAACGTCAGAGAGCCTGGTGCTGCTCCACGACGGCGGAGCCGGCGATCTGTGGCATCAGCCGCATCTGGGTGGTCAACATGATGAGACGCCAGGGCATCGCATCGCGCATGCTCGAGTGCCTCAG GAACGACTTCATATTCGGTTCGTACCTGAGCAAAGACGAGATCGCTTTCTCCGACCCCACACCTGATGGAAAACTCTTCGCCACGCATTATTTTGGCACATCCCAGTTTTTGGTTTATAACTTTGTGAGTGGAACTCGTTCGGCCCCGCCCAACACTGACGCAGTATGA